From Rutidosis leptorrhynchoides isolate AG116_Rl617_1_P2 chromosome 3, CSIRO_AGI_Rlap_v1, whole genome shotgun sequence, a single genomic window includes:
- the LOC139902959 gene encoding transcription factor MYB48-like isoform X1, producing MKMGQEDDHMMMMRKGPWTEQEDAQLVTFVNMFGDRRWDFIAKVSGLKRSGKSCRLRWVNYLHPGLRRGKMTPQEERRIIELHSKWGNRWSRIARKLPGRTDNEIKNYWRTHMRKKAQEKKKELCSSSSLSNSTCNSSVCTGSPIYSVPLTETKDRSFYDTGGLETIKKSKHNTSMTISSATSVNDTSDVQDGYSSMDDIWKDIDFLEDMEIAHSSPIWDYTLNTSWIVEGQEEIGCNMLFPDNKRGI from the exons atgaaaatgggaCAAGAAGATGAtcatatgatgatgatgagaaaagGGCCGTGGACCGAACAAGAAGACGCTCAATTGGTTACATTTGTAAACATGTTCGGAGATCGACGATGGGATTTCATTGCAAAAGTTTCAG GGTTGAAAAGAAGTGGAAAGAGTTGCAGATTGAGATGGGTGAACTATTTACACCCTGGCTTAAGAAGAGGCAAGATGACTCCACAAGAAGAACGTAGGATTATTGAGCTTCATTCTAAATGGGGCAATAG ATGGTCAAGAATTGCTAGAAAACTTCCTGGACGAACTGATAACGAGATCAAGAACTACTGGAGGACTCATATGAGGAAAAAGGCACAAGAGAAGAAAAAGGAACTATGTTCATCTTCATCATTGTCAAATTCAACTTGCAACTCTTCGGTTTGTACCGGTAGTCCTATTTATTCAGTGCCATTGACTGAAACCAAGGACAGAAGCTTTTATGATACAGGAGGACTAGAAACGATCAAAAAGAGCAAACACAATACTAGTATGACGATAAGTAGTGCGACTAGTGTTAACGATACTAGTGATGTACAAGATGGGTATAGTTCAATGGATGATATATGGAAAGATATAGATTTTTTAGAAGATATGGAAATAGCACATAGTTCTCCTATTTGGGATTACACCCTCAACACGTCATGGATCGTGGAAGGTCAAGAGGAGATAGGATGCAATATGTTGTTTCCCGACAACAAGCGAGGAATTTAG
- the LOC139902959 gene encoding transcription factor MYB48-like isoform X2, whose product MGFHCKSFRFEGGGRNKYEKIGLKRSGKSCRLRWVNYLHPGLRRGKMTPQEERRIIELHSKWGNRWSRIARKLPGRTDNEIKNYWRTHMRKKAQEKKKELCSSSSLSNSTCNSSVCTGSPIYSVPLTETKDRSFYDTGGLETIKKSKHNTSMTISSATSVNDTSDVQDGYSSMDDIWKDIDFLEDMEIAHSSPIWDYTLNTSWIVEGQEEIGCNMLFPDNKRGI is encoded by the exons ATGGGATTTCATTGCAAAAGTTTCAGGTTTGAAGGTGGCGGGAGAAACAAATATGAAAAAATAG GGTTGAAAAGAAGTGGAAAGAGTTGCAGATTGAGATGGGTGAACTATTTACACCCTGGCTTAAGAAGAGGCAAGATGACTCCACAAGAAGAACGTAGGATTATTGAGCTTCATTCTAAATGGGGCAATAG ATGGTCAAGAATTGCTAGAAAACTTCCTGGACGAACTGATAACGAGATCAAGAACTACTGGAGGACTCATATGAGGAAAAAGGCACAAGAGAAGAAAAAGGAACTATGTTCATCTTCATCATTGTCAAATTCAACTTGCAACTCTTCGGTTTGTACCGGTAGTCCTATTTATTCAGTGCCATTGACTGAAACCAAGGACAGAAGCTTTTATGATACAGGAGGACTAGAAACGATCAAAAAGAGCAAACACAATACTAGTATGACGATAAGTAGTGCGACTAGTGTTAACGATACTAGTGATGTACAAGATGGGTATAGTTCAATGGATGATATATGGAAAGATATAGATTTTTTAGAAGATATGGAAATAGCACATAGTTCTCCTATTTGGGATTACACCCTCAACACGTCATGGATCGTGGAAGGTCAAGAGGAGATAGGATGCAATATGTTGTTTCCCGACAACAAGCGAGGAATTTAG